From one Rhineura floridana isolate rRhiFlo1 chromosome 4, rRhiFlo1.hap2, whole genome shotgun sequence genomic stretch:
- the LOC133383753 gene encoding histone H3.3A gives MARTKQTARKSTGGKAPRKQLATKAARKSAPSTGGVKKPHRYRPGTVALREIRRYQKSTELLIRKLPFQRLVREIAQDFKTDLRFQSAAIGALQEASEAYLVGLFEDTNLCAIHAKRVTIMPKDIQLARRIRGERA, from the exons ATGGCTCGTACCAAGCAAACTGCCCGTAAATCCACCGGTGGGAAGGCGCCCAGGAAGCAACTCGCGACAAAAGCCGCTCGCAAGAGTGCGCCCTCTACTGGTGGGGTCAAGAAACCCCATCGCTACAG GCCAGGTACTGTGGCTCTTCGTGAAATCAGGCGTTATCAGAAGTCAACTGAACTTCTGATCCGCAAACTTCCTTTTCAGCGCCTGGTGCGTGAAATTGCTCAGGACTTCAAGACAGATCTGCGTTTCCAGAGCGCAGCTATTGGTGCTTTGCAG GAGGCAAGTGAGGCCTACCTGGTTGGCCTGTTCGAAGACACCAACCTGTGTGCTATCCACGCCAAACGTGTCACAATCATGCCAAAAGATATCCAGCTAGCACGCCGCATACGTGGAGAGCGTGCTTAA